From the genome of Aerococcus sanguinicola:
TAATGGCGATCCCAAAGTCCATGATTTTCACGGTTCCATCGGCCTTAACCATAATATTCTGTGGTTTGAGGTCGCGGTGGACGATGCCGTGGTCGTGGGCGCACTGGACCCCGTCGAGGATCTGCAGCATGATGGCCTGGTAGGTCTGGGGCGAGATGGGGTGGTTGTCGCGGATATAAGTTTTTAAGTCCTTGCCGTCGACATACTCCATGACAATATAATTCTCCCGCTCCTTGTCCCCGATATCATAGACATCCACAATATTGGGATGGTCGAGTTCGGTAATGGACATGGCCTCGCGCCGAAAGCGGCGGATAGAGTCTGTTTCATCATCTAAATCTAAACGTAAAAATTTGATGGCAACTTGTCGCTCGAGGATGTGGTCAAAGGCCAGGTAAACATTGGCCATCCCACCGGAACCGATATGACTTAAGAGCTCATAACGCTCATCAATGAGCTGCCCGATTCGCATACTCGTCGCTCCCCTCAATCCGTGCCAAAATCACTGAAATATTATCCTTACCCCCGGCTTGGTTGGCCGCTTCCACCAAACGTTGGATGGACTCGTCCAGGTGGGGGTAGTGGTCAATGATGGCTAGGATATCCTCATCCGCCAACATATCGCTCAAGCCATCTGAACAGAGGACAAAGACATCATCCGGATAGAGGTGGAGCCGGTCGATATCCACATAGAAGTCCGGCTTGACGCCCAGAGACTGGGTGATGATATTCTTCTGCGGATGGGCCTTGGCCTCCTCTTCCGAGATCATATTGAGGTCTAATAGCTCTTGGACATAGGAATGGTCCTTGGTAATCTGCTTGATGGCCCCGTCCCGGATCTGATAGGCCCGGCTGTCGCCGATATGGGCAATGGTCGCCTCCCGGTCCATCACGGCAATGGCCACCACGGTCGTTCCCATCCCTTCTAGGTCTTGGTATTGCTGGGACTTCTCGATCAAGCGGTCATTAGCATCTTGTAAGATCAACTGGAACCAGTCCTTGGCCCGCTGGTGGGTCATATCCACCGTCTCCTCCCAGGCCTTACCCACCTGGAAAAGGGCCATCTCACTAGCCACATCGCCCGCATTCTGCCCGCCCATGCCGTCACACAGGATCAGCAGAGCTTGGTCGGATTGGTTATAAAAGTCTCCCAGCTGGTCTTGGTTCTCCTTGCGCTGGATGCCGATATCCGTTAACTTCGCTACTTCCATCTAATCACTTCCCTCTGTCTTCTTTCTAAAGTTGGCAATAAAAAAGCCATCGCTGGAATAATAATGGGGTAAGATTTCCAAACACCCCTGGGCTGTCTGGGCACGCTGGAGCGCCGGTTGTTTAACGGGTACGGCTTCGAGGGCCATCTCCGGATGGCGGTCGAGATAGGCGGCCACGACAGCTTGGTTCTCTTCTTCTGTTATTGTACAGGTACTATAGGTCAAAAGGCCAGACTTTTTCAAAAGAGGGGTCACTTCGTCTAAGATAGCCAGTTGGATGGACTGGAGGGCCGTCAAGTCCGCGGCCTCCTTGTGGTAGCGGGTGTCCGGCTTGCGGCGGAAAAGACCCACGCCCGAACAAGGGGCATCGACTAAGACCCGGTCCAGGCTCTCGGATGCAAAGTCTTGGCCCAAGTGGCGGGCATCCTGGCTGGCCACTTGGACCCGGTTCCGGAGCCCGGTCCGCTCCAAGTTCTCTTCGATCAAGGGCAGCTTATGGGCTTGGATATCATAGGCATAGACCTGGCCCTGGTCCCCTACCGCCTGGGCTAATTGGACCGTCTTCCCGCCCGGAGCCGCGCAAGCATCGAGGACCCGGTCACCAGGCTGGACGTTGAGGGCCTGGGCCGCCAGACTAGCTGACTCATCCTGGATGGTGATCAGCCCCTGCTTAAAGGCTTGGCTCTTGGCAGGATTGCCCTTGGTCACCCGGTAGCTGGCGCTATTAATGGGACTAGCCTCTAGGGCATAGCCCTCCCCTTCCAGGTCTCGGATAATGGCTGCCGCCCGGTCCGGATCCAGGATGCGGATCGCCGTCGCAGGGGCCTGGTTGAGGGAAGCCATCAAGTCCTCCGCTTCTTCGCCGAAGCGGTTCCTGAAGTAAGTCACCCAATAGCTGGGCAGGCTGTAGCGGAGAGACGCCGCCTCTAGCTCACTGGCCGCCTTTTCCTCAATAAAGCTTTCCAGCTTAGGATATTGGCGGAAGCTATTACGCAAGACCCCGTTAGCAAAGCGGCCCAGGCTGGCATTGCCCCGCTTCTTCGCAATCCGCACGGCTTCATTGACGATGGCGTGCTCGGGGATGGCATCCAGGTAATAATATTGATAATAGCTGAGAAGGATGACCTGCTTGAGCCATTTCTTCACCCGCTTAGGGCGTTTGACCATGTGGCTGAAGAGGGCCTCGAGCGGAATCTGATACTGGATGGTCCCATAGACTAGCTGGGTGTAGAGAGCCTGGTCGCGCGGAGCCACCGCCTGGTCCTGGATGGTCTGGCTGACGACATGGTTGACATAGGCGCCCTCCTGGAAGACCGCCGTCAGACTTTCCATGGCCTGGTAGCGGGCAGACTGCTTGAGGGCCGGCTTATTCGAATCGGTCGTTGACGTCAATGTGGCCAGCCCCCCCATTAATGAAACTTGCGCTATCCATCTGCTTCTTGCCATTGGGTTGGATCTCCAGGACATTGAGGACCTTGCCGTCCCCTGCCGCAATCAGGAATTGGGCCGGTTTCTTCTTGATCCCAACCACGGTTCCCGGCGCCTTGTC
Proteins encoded in this window:
- a CDS encoding Stp1/IreP family PP2C-type Ser/Thr phosphatase translates to MEVAKLTDIGIQRKENQDQLGDFYNQSDQALLILCDGMGGQNAGDVASEMALFQVGKAWEETVDMTHQRAKDWFQLILQDANDRLIEKSQQYQDLEGMGTTVVAIAVMDREATIAHIGDSRAYQIRDGAIKQITKDHSYVQELLDLNMISEEEAKAHPQKNIITQSLGVKPDFYVDIDRLHLYPDDVFVLCSDGLSDMLADEDILAIIDHYPHLDESIQRLVEAANQAGGKDNISVILARIEGSDEYANRAAH
- the rsmB gene encoding 16S rRNA (cytosine(967)-C(5))-methyltransferase RsmB, yielding MARSRWIAQVSLMGGLATLTSTTDSNKPALKQSARYQAMESLTAVFQEGAYVNHVVSQTIQDQAVAPRDQALYTQLVYGTIQYQIPLEALFSHMVKRPKRVKKWLKQVILLSYYQYYYLDAIPEHAIVNEAVRIAKKRGNASLGRFANGVLRNSFRQYPKLESFIEEKAASELEAASLRYSLPSYWVTYFRNRFGEEAEDLMASLNQAPATAIRILDPDRAAAIIRDLEGEGYALEASPINSASYRVTKGNPAKSQAFKQGLITIQDESASLAAQALNVQPGDRVLDACAAPGGKTVQLAQAVGDQGQVYAYDIQAHKLPLIEENLERTGLRNRVQVASQDARHLGQDFASESLDRVLVDAPCSGVGLFRRKPDTRYHKEAADLTALQSIQLAILDEVTPLLKKSGLLTYSTCTITEEENQAVVAAYLDRHPEMALEAVPVKQPALQRAQTAQGCLEILPHYYSSDGFFIANFRKKTEGSD